Genomic segment of Myxococcus stipitatus:
CTTCGAGCTGCTCTGCGCCTACGACCAGTGGAACATCTTCCTGCTGCTGGGGAAGGTGACGTACGGCGTCTGGGTCCTGGAGCATGCGAGCGGGCGGAGCGCCTCGACCGAACCGCCACGTCCGTGACATATGTCGCGGTCTCGACCGCGATGACTGCTCCGCCGACCCCCGTGAGTGCCGCCACCCTCGAAGAAGGTCCACTGAGGGGGCCCAGCTTCTTCCTCGACCGGACGGCGCTCCGCGCGCTCGCGCTGGCGCATCGTGGCCAGTACGCCGCCGCCCGCCCCTATCCGCATGTCGCCATCGACGGCTTCCTGGGGACACCGCTCGCCTCGGCGCTCGCGGGCCTCTTTCCTGGCGCGAACGACGCGTCCTGGAAGCGCAGGGACCACGTGGAGCAGGCCGCGCGCCTGGGCCAGCTGCAGCGCAAGGCCTTCGAGGAGGTCCCCGGGGCACTCCGGCACCTGCTCTCGGAGTTCTCCAGCATGTCGTTCATCGACTTCCTGGAGTCGCTCACCGGGGTGCAGGGCCTCATCACGGACCCGCACTTCCGGGGCGCGGGGCTGCACCTCACGCTGCGCGGGGGACACCTGGCGCTGCACGCCGACTTCAACCGGGACCGCTTCCGCGCGCTCACGCGGCGCCTCACCGTCCTCTACTACCTGAACCCGGACTGGGAGGCGGCCTGGGGCGGAGACCTCGAACTCTGGAGCGCCGACCTCTCCCGGTGCGAGACGCGCATCGCGCCCCTCCTCGACCGGCTCGTCGTGATGGCCCATGGCGATGACTACTGGCACGGCCACCCCACGCCCCTGGAATGCCCCGAGGGACGCGGGCGCGCCGCCATCGCCGCCTACTTCTACACCGCGGAGACCTCCCCCGACGCGCCGGAGCCCCACAGCGCCATCTGGGCTCCCCCCCGCCCGTAGGTGACACCTGGAGGTCACCCACGCGAGGCCTCGGCCATGCTGGAATCTCCCCTCCTTCGGAGATGACTCGCATGAGACGACTCACGCTGCCCGGACTGTTGTTCGCCACGTTGACGGCTTGCGCCGTGCCCCCCCGCGAGCCCCCCACGTCGGACGCCCCGCCCAAGGCCACGGCCTGCCCGACGAGCCAGAAGTTCAAGTTCACGCAGGAGACAGGGTGCCGGAACGACGGCTCCGTGGAGTTCTGCCTCCCGACCGGCAATGACGCGCTGGTGGCCCGCGTGAAGGCCATTGCCCCCACGGTCCAGGAGGCCGGCGCCTCGCGAGGCCGCGCCGGATGCAACGTGCCCGAGGAGACGCTCTACTTCTTCCCCACCGCGGAGGCCGAGTGCCACGCGCGACACGGCGCGCTCACCCCCGCCGCGTGGGACACCCTCTGCCGCCTCGCCGAGCTCCCCGAGGTCCGCCAGCTCGTGCCCACCTGGTACGAATAGCGGCGCGGGAAGAGCCCTCCCACCGAATGGTTTCGAGCCTCCGCGTTCAATCCCGGACAAGCCACGGAAAGGGGCTCCCTGCCATGCGAAACGGTCTCATCCTTCTCGCGCTGTCGACCACGCTTTCCCTCGGGTGCGGTGATTCGGACGACCCCGGCAACCCGAGTGAGTGTCCCGCCACTGGAACGGGCGTCCTCGAGCTCACCGTCCGGGGACTTCCCGCCGCCACGCAGCCCCGCATCACCTTGCGCCGGGGGATGGAGTCCCGCGTCATCGTGACGGGAGGGAGGTTGGAGGGCCTCGCCGCTGGGGCCTGGACCCTCACGCCCGAGCCCGTCGCCGGAAGCGGCGGCTTGATTCGCGCGGCCTTCGACGCGCCGGAAGCGCAGGTCTGCGTCCGCGATGCGCAGGCGGCGGCGTCCACGGTCGACTACGCGCTCATCCCCAGCAGCCAGAAGCTGTGGCTCTCCACCAGCAACGGCGCGGCCGAAGTCGAGGCCTTCGCGGCGGCGAACCTGGGCGCCTCGGGCTCTCCCGCCGCCACCGTGTTGCTCAGCTCCAACCCCGCAGTGCCCCGCGCGTCCGGCCTCGCGTTCGACGCGCGCGGCAACCTCTGGATGGCGCTCGGCTCGGGTGAGCTCCGGCGCTACCCCGCACGCGACCTGGGCGCCTCCGGCGCGAAGACGCCCGACGTCGTCCTGACGGGCACGGCCCTCAAGGGCGGAACGCCGGGCCCCATCGCCATCGCCTTCGATGCCCAGGGAAACCTCTGGGCCACCATCGGCTTCAGCAACAAGGTCATCCGACTGGGCTCGGCGCAGCTCACCAGCACCACCACCGTCGTCCCCGAGGTCGAGCTCGCGGGACTGGGCGACCCCGCGGGCCTCGCGTTCGACCCCAGCGGCAACCTCTGGGTGGGTGACAGCTCCAGCGGGCGCTCGCGCGTCCACAAGGTGGCGGCCGAGAGCCTCCGCGCCTCGGGCACGGTGACACCCGTGACGAGCATCGACGCGAAGACCACCCTGCCTTCGGGGAACAGCTTCACGGGCCCCTCGGGCCTCGCGTTCGATGGCGAGGGCAACCTGTGGGTCGCCTACTCGGGCAGCGGCATCGTCGCCCGGCTCACCCCCGACAATCAGCGCGGCACGGGCGAGGTGACACTCGCGCCGACCGTCCAGCTCGACGTGGGCGGTCCTCGAGAGCTCGCGTTCGACGAAACTGGAGGACTCTGGCTCGGCTACGAGTCGGGCAGCATCGCGCGCCTGGGCCCCAGCCAGCTCGCGGCGACGGGAGCCCCCTCGCCCGCGGTCCTCGTCTCCAGCGCGGACCTGGGCCTCACGCACGGCGTGGCGCTCTACCCCGCGCCCGCGAGGCTGCCGCTCTTCCACCGGCTGCCCTGAGCGACTTCACGCCTTCGCGGACTTCGACTCGCGCTCGCGCTCGTCGCGGCCATGGACGGCGGCCGGTGGACTGGTCGCCTCCACGGCGGAGAACGTCTCCAGGATTTTGTACGTGTGACTGGAGCCGCGCGGCACGAGCCACGAGTCCCCGGGGTTGAGCAGGATGACCTGTCCCTCCAGGTGCAGCTCCGCGCGGCCCTTCAGGACGAACCCCACCGTCTCGTAGTCGCGAGGGGCCGCTGGCCTGGGCTCTCCGGGGGGCTCGTCCTCCCACAGCCGCATGGACACTCGCACGCCGGACGCCAGGTACTTCTGCCCCATCTCCCCCTTGGGAGAGCGCCGGCTCTCCACCTTCTTCACGCTGGTATCTCCCATGCCTCGTCTCCTTCCACTGGGAAGGTAAGGAAGGAGACACCGCGCGACGTCCCCGCACCGACGCCCGCCTGGCTGGAGGGCGGCGGCCCGCAAAGACGAAGGCCCAGCCTTCCCTCAGGAAAGACCGGGCCTCGGGCTCACTCAAGGGTGGCCAGGATATCCGCTAGCCGTTGCTGGCGGCGCGCACGTTCTGCGCCTGCAGCCCCTTGGGGCCACGGGTCACCTCGAACTCCACGCGCTGCCCTTCCTGAAGGGTGCGGAAGCCATCCATGTTGATGGCGGTGTGGTGGCAGAACACATCCTCACCACCCTCTTGCGCGATGAAACCGAAACCCTTGGCGTCGTTGAACCACTTCACAGTACCAGTTGCCATGTGACCTTCTTCTTTCTGCTAGACGGCGACCCGGGACCAGCCGGACCACCAGTGCGGGGCGGACATCGCTCCGACACTGCCGCGACAATCTACCTCGTGGACTTCTTTGTCCACCTGCTCCCCGCCCACCGGGCAGGCAGTCGTCGACCAGAGGACATTCCGCGAGGCTGACGGTCGCTCGAGATGTCAACAGAGCACACTCGTCGCTTCATCCCGAGTCCGCGCATCGGCCTTCACGTTTCTTCATGCGGCTCCGGCGCGCCCTTCATACCCGCCCTCTACCTTCCTGCCCATCATCCCGGCGCGCCCACGGATGGGGCCCGCCTCATGAAGGAGCAGGACACATGTTGGGATTCTTGTTCGGCGGTGCGTGTCTCGCGGGTCTCGTCTACACGGTGAGGGGTGGACGCCGCTGGCACCATCACCACCGCGGCGGCAGCCAGTGGGGCTGGCGCATGAAGCTGCGCTGGTTGTTCGAGCGGCTGGAGACCTCTCCTGGACAGGAGAAGGTCATCATCAAGGCCACCGAGGAGCTCACCGAGTCGCTCAGCGGCCTGCGCGACGAGCTGACGCCCACCCGCACCACCCTGGCCCAGGCGATGCGGGGAGAACACTTCGACAGCGCGGCGGTGCGCGAGCGCTTCGCCCAGCACGACGTGAGGATGGAGGAGCTCCGTCGAACGGTGCTCGGCGCCCTCTCGCAGGTGCACGAGGCGCTGGACCCTCGGCAGCGGCGTGAGCTGGCGGACATCCTCGAGCGGGGCTGGGGCGGAGGACACCACGGCTGGCACCGGCGCGGCTGCGGCCGGCGCCACGAGTGGCGGGGTGAACACCCCCGAGGCGATGACCCTCGGATGATGTGAGTCCATGCCCATCGCCCACCCCGAGGACATCCACCATGCGCCGTCGCCTGCTCATCGTCCTGCTCAGCCTGGGAACCGTCGGAGGCTTCGCGTCCGGCTTCGCCAGCCTCGGCCGCCATCACCACGCCTGCCCCACGGGAGGGTGGGCGGGGCGATGGCGGACGCACACTCCCTGGACCGAGTCCCACCCGGCCAGCTCCATGTCGTCCGAGCCGACGTCATCCATGTCCCCGCCTCCCGCCCCGGCCGCACGGTAGAGTCCGCCCCATCCATGTCCACGCGTGTCCTGCTCATCGACGACGACAGCCGCTTGTATGAATTGCTCGCGCAGTACCTGGGGCAGAACGGCGTCAGCGTCGCCCACGCGCCCGATGGTGGGCGCGGGTTGGCGGCGCTGGAGGCGAGCGCGTACGACGCGGTGCTGTTGGACGTGATGATGCCGGGCATGGATGGGCTGGAGGTCTGCAAGCGCATCCGCGCCAAGAGCCGCATCCCCGTGGTCATGCTCACGGCCAAGGGGGATGAGACGGACCGCGTGGTGGGGCTGGAGCTGGGCGCGGACGACTACCTGCCCAAGCCATTCAGCCCTCGGGAGCTGCTCGCACGGTTGCGCGCGGTGCTGCGCCGCTCACAGCCCTCCGCGGTGGCGGACCGGCTGGAGGCGGGAGGGCTGTCCATCGACGTGGCCGGCCGCGAGGTGCGCAGCGAGGGACGGCTGGTGGACCTCACCGGCCTGGAGTTCGACCTGCTCGTGGCCCTGGTGCGCAGGGCCGGGCGGGTCATCCCGCGTGACGCGCTGTTGGGGGAGGCGGGGCGCAGCGACACCGTGGTGGGCGAGCGCACGGTGGATGTCCACATCTCGCACCTGCGGCAGAAGCTGGGCGACGTGGGCACCCGCCTCATCAAGACGGTGCGGGGCGTGGGCTACGTCTTCGCCAAAGAGGGGGCGTGATGCGCCGTCGCGACGACAAGCGCCGCGGATGGAGGTCCCGGCTGGACGACGCGTGCGAGGAGTGTGCTCCCCAGTGCAAGGACACGCCCGAGGAGCCTTCTGACTGTTCGTTCGAGGAAGGCGGGGACGGGCGCAAGGTCGAGTGGCACTGGGTCAGCGACTCGGGAGACCAGTCGTACTCCTACAAGGAGCGACGGGGGTCGGGCGACGGAGGCGACAAGGAGCGCGACGTCGAGTGGCACTGGGTCGATGACTCGAAGGGCGAGGCGTACTCCTACAAGGAGCAGCGCCGCGAGGCCGACCGGGTGCGGCGCCAGGCGTGGGAGGCCGCGCATGCGCACATGCGCGAGCACTGGAAGCACCACCGGCGCATGAGCTGGCGGCAGCACTGGCGCATGAGCACGCTGGGGCACTTCGTGCGTGCCCGGCTCCACCGACGGCTCTTCCTGTGGTTCGGCCTGAGCATCTTCTTGACCTGTGTGGTCGTCGCCACGGTGTTCAACCTCGTGGGTGGAACGACGTGGCGGCAGGAGATGGAGCGCATGCGCACGTTCGCGGGCCATCGCTTCGAGGAGGTCTGGGACGAGCCCGCGAGGCGGGATGCCCTGGCGCAGTCCATCTCGAAGGACCTGGACGTGGACGTCGAAATCAAGGACGCGAGCGGACAGGTGCTCGTGCTGGCGGGCGGGCTCTGCAAGCACACGGAGATCTCCATTCCGGTGATGCGGGGGGACACGACGCTGGGGCAGGCGCGCCTCTGCTACGGAAACAAGCGAGGCAAGGAGCCGCTGAAGTTCATGCTGCCGATGCTCGCGGCCTGCCTCGTCCTCTGGATGGCGTCGGGGAAGATGGCGCGCAGGCTGGCCAAGCCCGTGGACGCGCTGGTGCAGGCCACCGAGGCGTTGGGCGCGGGCCGGCTGAATGCCCGGGCCGAGGTGCATCCGCATGCGACGGGTGAGTTCGCGGTGCTGGGAGTGGCGTTCAACGACATGGCCCGGCGCATCGAGAAGCAGGTGGCGGACCAGCGCGAGCTGCTCGCGGCGGTGTCCCATGAGCTGCGCACGCCGCTCGCGCGGCTGCGGGTGCTGACGGAGCTCTTGCGCGACGGGGGGGGCAATCCCAAGACGCTGGACCAGGTGGACCGGGAGGTGGTGGAGCTGGATGCGCTGGTGGGCGAGCTGCTCGCGAGCTCCCGGCTGGACTTCGGGCAGATAACGCCTCGGGTGCTGGATGGGCGGACGCTCGCGATTCAAGCGCTGGAGCGAGCGGGGCTGCCGCCGGAGATGCTGGACATGGACACGCCGGACGCGGGGCTGGTGGGCGACGCCACGCTGCTGGGCCGGGCCCTGGCCAACCTGCTGGACAACGCGCGAAGGCACGGCGGGGGCGCGCTGGCCCTGCGCATCCAGCGACAGGATGAGCACATCGCCTTCTGCGTGGAGGACCGGGGCCCTGGCTTCCAGGAGGGCGAGGCGGCGCGAATCTTCCAGCCGTTCTATCGAAAGGACCAGAGCACGGAGGCGCGCGAGGCAGGCTCACTGGGCCTGGGGCTCGCGCTCGTCGAGCGCATCGCCCAGGCCCACGATGGAACGACCTTCGCGGAGAACCGCGAGGGCGGCGGTGCACGCGTGGGCTTCACGGTGCGCAAGGCCGGCCCCGTCCGAGACGAGAAGCCCGCGGTGGCGTAGCGCGGGCGCCGAGTCCGGTCCATCGGGCTCCCCCTTCGCGGGGCAGCTCCCATGTGAAACGAGCGGCGGCGTCGCAAACGAAAGAGCCGAGCCCCAGTGAACCGGGCTCGGCTCTCTCACTGAAGGCGGCGACAGTCCGCGTCACTTCTTGGCGGAGGCATCCGCCGCGCTGAACGCGAAGGACACCTCCGTCGGCGCGTCATCCTTCACGGTGACTTCGGCCGTCTTCGTGCCGAACGTCTCGTGCCAGGCCTCGACGGTGTACGTCCCCGCGGGCAGTCCCTGGAGGGTGAACGCCCCCTCCGCGCCCGTCGTGGCGTAGAACGGATTGGCGTTGCTCACCACGTATGCGGTCATCCACGGGTGGATGTCACACTTGAGCTTCAGCACGTCGTCCGCCGGGACAGGCTTGTTCACCGCCGCGCCCATGGGGGGCTGCGCGACGTTGAAGGCCGCCTTCGTGCCCACCAGGCCCCGCACGTTATGCAGCGTGCCGTCGCTGTTCTTGAAGGCCACCGACTGCCCCACCATCGCGCCCTGCACTCGCGGCACGTAGGTGCACTTCGACTGGTCCACCACCACCGGCGTGGACGGGGCAGGGAATCCCGCGACCGCGCCACGCACACGCACGAGCACATTCTGGAGCTTGCCGTCCTTCACCAGCACGGACTCGTCCTTCGCGCTCCGCCCTTCACAGGCGGGGTCGCTGCTCGCGGGCAGGTCCGCGGCGGGCGGCGGCGTCCCGGTGAAGGTCACCGTGCCCTTCACCACGCCCTTCCCCGCGGGCACCTGGATCGGCGAGGCCGCGTGGACCTTCTCGGCCGCCGGCGCGGGCGCCGCACTCGGTGCCGAGGGGGTGGAGGGAGGCGCGGCCGGAGCAGCCTCCTCCTTCTTGCATGCAGACAGGGACAGGAGCCCCGCGGCTCCCAGCATCGTCAGGCCGAGCGTGCGCAGCGTCATCGTGCAATCTCCTCGGAGAACTCGAACTTCGTCCGCCGTCCCTCGTAGCGAATGGACGCCGGCCTGTCCAACGGCCCGGCCGAGCTACTCGCGCCGACTGACGCTCACCGCCGCCAGGCCCAGGAACACCGTGGCGAAGGCCAGCAGCACCGGCACCTCCAGCCCCGAGCCCGACATGGACGTGCCCACCGACAGCGACGCCTCCGCGCCGTACAGCGCGCGCCGCACGCCCTCCACCGAGAAGCGCATGGGGTTGACGGTCATCACCCACGACAGCCACGTCCCCGCGCCCTTGAGCGGGAACATCGCGCCGGAGAGCACCCACATGGGCAACAACACGATGCTCATCACCGCGTGGTAGCCCGCGCTCGAGCGCACCCACCACGCCAGCGACATGCCCATGCCCGTCAGCGCCAGCGCGGACAGCACCATCACACCCACGAGCAGCGGCAGGTTGACGGTGGACGCGCTCACGCCCGCCAGTGGCGCGAGCAACAGGAACAGCGACGCCTGCATCAGCGCGATGGCCGACGAGCCCAGCGCCTTGCCCAGCACCACCGCCAGCCGGGAGCCCGGCCCCGCGAGCACCGCCTGGAGGAAGCCCTCGCGACGGTCCTCGATGACCGTGATCGTGGCGAAGATGGCGCTGAAGAGCAGCACCATCGTGACGACGCCCGGGAAGAAGAACTGCTGGTAGCCCAGCCCCTGCGCGCCCTCGACGCGGAACGAACCGGCGAAGCCCGAGCCGATGACGAACCAGAACAGGATGGGCTGCGCGAGCGCGCCGACGACGCGGCTGGGCTGACGGAAGAAGCGCACCACGTCCCGCGCCATCAACACGCGCACCGTGGCCCACTGCAACGCGAGCGTCCCCGGCGCGGCCGGAGCGGGAGACGTGGCCGCCACGGGGGGCCGCG
This window contains:
- a CDS encoding 2OG-Fe(II) oxygenase, coding for MSAATLEEGPLRGPSFFLDRTALRALALAHRGQYAAARPYPHVAIDGFLGTPLASALAGLFPGANDASWKRRDHVEQAARLGQLQRKAFEEVPGALRHLLSEFSSMSFIDFLESLTGVQGLITDPHFRGAGLHLTLRGGHLALHADFNRDRFRALTRRLTVLYYLNPDWEAAWGGDLELWSADLSRCETRIAPLLDRLVVMAHGDDYWHGHPTPLECPEGRGRAAIAAYFYTAETSPDAPEPHSAIWAPPRP
- a CDS encoding SMP-30/gluconolactonase/LRE family protein, coding for MRNGLILLALSTTLSLGCGDSDDPGNPSECPATGTGVLELTVRGLPAATQPRITLRRGMESRVIVTGGRLEGLAAGAWTLTPEPVAGSGGLIRAAFDAPEAQVCVRDAQAAASTVDYALIPSSQKLWLSTSNGAAEVEAFAAANLGASGSPAATVLLSSNPAVPRASGLAFDARGNLWMALGSGELRRYPARDLGASGAKTPDVVLTGTALKGGTPGPIAIAFDAQGNLWATIGFSNKVIRLGSAQLTSTTTVVPEVELAGLGDPAGLAFDPSGNLWVGDSSSGRSRVHKVAAESLRASGTVTPVTSIDAKTTLPSGNSFTGPSGLAFDGEGNLWVAYSGSGIVARLTPDNQRGTGEVTLAPTVQLDVGGPRELAFDETGGLWLGYESGSIARLGPSQLAATGAPSPAVLVSSADLGLTHGVALYPAPARLPLFHRLP
- a CDS encoding cupin domain-containing protein, producing the protein MGDTSVKKVESRRSPKGEMGQKYLASGVRVSMRLWEDEPPGEPRPAAPRDYETVGFVLKGRAELHLEGQVILLNPGDSWLVPRGSSHTYKILETFSAVEATSPPAAVHGRDERERESKSAKA
- a CDS encoding cold-shock protein, with amino-acid sequence MATGTVKWFNDAKGFGFIAQEGGEDVFCHHTAINMDGFRTLQEGQRVEFEVTRGPKGLQAQNVRAASNG
- a CDS encoding periplasmic heavy metal sensor; protein product: MLGFLFGGACLAGLVYTVRGGRRWHHHHRGGSQWGWRMKLRWLFERLETSPGQEKVIIKATEELTESLSGLRDELTPTRTTLAQAMRGEHFDSAAVRERFAQHDVRMEELRRTVLGALSQVHEALDPRQRRELADILERGWGGGHHGWHRRGCGRRHEWRGEHPRGDDPRMM
- a CDS encoding response regulator transcription factor, whose translation is MSTRVLLIDDDSRLYELLAQYLGQNGVSVAHAPDGGRGLAALEASAYDAVLLDVMMPGMDGLEVCKRIRAKSRIPVVMLTAKGDETDRVVGLELGADDYLPKPFSPRELLARLRAVLRRSQPSAVADRLEAGGLSIDVAGREVRSEGRLVDLTGLEFDLLVALVRRAGRVIPRDALLGEAGRSDTVVGERTVDVHISHLRQKLGDVGTRLIKTVRGVGYVFAKEGA
- a CDS encoding sensor histidine kinase, which produces MRRRDDKRRGWRSRLDDACEECAPQCKDTPEEPSDCSFEEGGDGRKVEWHWVSDSGDQSYSYKERRGSGDGGDKERDVEWHWVDDSKGEAYSYKEQRREADRVRRQAWEAAHAHMREHWKHHRRMSWRQHWRMSTLGHFVRARLHRRLFLWFGLSIFLTCVVVATVFNLVGGTTWRQEMERMRTFAGHRFEEVWDEPARRDALAQSISKDLDVDVEIKDASGQVLVLAGGLCKHTEISIPVMRGDTTLGQARLCYGNKRGKEPLKFMLPMLAACLVLWMASGKMARRLAKPVDALVQATEALGAGRLNARAEVHPHATGEFAVLGVAFNDMARRIEKQVADQRELLAAVSHELRTPLARLRVLTELLRDGGGNPKTLDQVDREVVELDALVGELLASSRLDFGQITPRVLDGRTLAIQALERAGLPPEMLDMDTPDAGLVGDATLLGRALANLLDNARRHGGGALALRIQRQDEHIAFCVEDRGPGFQEGEAARIFQPFYRKDQSTEAREAGSLGLGLALVERIAQAHDGTTFAENREGGGARVGFTVRKAGPVRDEKPAVA
- a CDS encoding carboxypeptidase regulatory-like domain-containing protein, yielding MTLRTLGLTMLGAAGLLSLSACKKEEAAPAAPPSTPSAPSAAPAPAAEKVHAASPIQVPAGKGVVKGTVTFTGTPPPAADLPASSDPACEGRSAKDESVLVKDGKLQNVLVRVRGAVAGFPAPSTPVVVDQSKCTYVPRVQGAMVGQSVAFKNSDGTLHNVRGLVGTKAAFNVAQPPMGAAVNKPVPADDVLKLKCDIHPWMTAYVVSNANPFYATTGAEGAFTLQGLPAGTYTVEAWHETFGTKTAEVTVKDDAPTEVSFAFSAADASAKK
- a CDS encoding ABC transporter permease, translating into MNAEVSTARPPVAATSPAPAAPGTLALQWATVRVLMARDVVRFFRQPSRVVGALAQPILFWFVIGSGFAGSFRVEGAQGLGYQQFFFPGVVTMVLLFSAIFATITVIEDRREGFLQAVLAGPGSRLAVVLGKALGSSAIALMQASLFLLLAPLAGVSASTVNLPLLVGVMVLSALALTGMGMSLAWWVRSSAGYHAVMSIVLLPMWVLSGAMFPLKGAGTWLSWVMTVNPMRFSVEGVRRALYGAEASLSVGTSMSGSGLEVPVLLAFATVFLGLAAVSVSRRE